One Ethanoligenens harbinense YUAN-3 genomic window carries:
- a CDS encoding ParB/RepB/Spo0J family partition protein, which translates to MNTYYTKCGRSFKKSTKADTTGYQMAQQIEADGSLGRVMDIECQKCPFVVDVKEGWPARHKRYECRAGSKPPNHQSDWIGSLDDKCSIYVRSLDHDLCDRIISYCKENPYLAAGYNQDRPDCRRTVSISCAANKKGVAAKKEVIKTFFPDIAVTPDPTDDSDDLADSMTEEYGKMAKFNADAILNSAKEVAQQTEGLEPVPELKEIRCELIDLNPDNAFAKKDTQESIEELATDIRAHSLLHPIVVNHVDGRYRLISGERRFRAVTEVLNWQVVDAKVFENLVKIDEMEMLYAANFQVRQYTAAELLEHYQRLVQFFQTEDPKQRLTAKDKDKIARFLNVTRRQVNKYARIMEALSEGERQAIMDKSMSINKANDLAKERAQKAERSVAPSKNRKPVPAAPRQQASSSTGSHQKATEESVYMPPLPASPLSENQEPVPGRVKLLISQKSEMNQEPVPAAPVHPVPHETLNNNESSVADVARQINEITTGLYLLGDMLKKSGIDARNPIREFVETMQEYLHEYAGK; encoded by the coding sequence ATGAACACCTACTATACCAAATGCGGACGGTCATTCAAAAAATCCACAAAGGCCGACACGACCGGCTATCAGATGGCACAACAGATTGAGGCAGATGGCTCTCTCGGCCGAGTTATGGATATCGAATGTCAGAAATGCCCCTTTGTCGTGGATGTGAAAGAAGGCTGGCCTGCCCGGCATAAACGGTATGAGTGCCGGGCAGGAAGCAAACCACCAAACCATCAAAGCGATTGGATCGGCAGTCTTGACGATAAGTGTTCCATTTATGTTCGCTCCCTTGACCACGATCTCTGTGATCGCATAATCTCCTATTGCAAAGAAAATCCGTATCTTGCCGCAGGATATAATCAGGATCGCCCGGATTGCCGCAGAACGGTATCCATCAGCTGCGCCGCAAACAAAAAGGGCGTTGCGGCCAAAAAAGAGGTCATCAAAACATTTTTCCCTGACATTGCGGTCACACCAGACCCTACGGACGATTCGGATGATCTCGCTGATTCTATGACAGAGGAGTATGGCAAAATGGCAAAATTCAACGCCGATGCAATCTTAAACTCGGCAAAAGAAGTCGCGCAGCAGACCGAAGGATTGGAACCGGTTCCCGAATTGAAAGAAATCCGTTGTGAGCTGATTGATCTAAATCCTGATAATGCGTTTGCGAAAAAAGACACACAGGAGTCAATTGAGGAATTGGCTACAGACATCCGCGCCCACTCCCTGCTACATCCAATCGTCGTAAACCATGTGGATGGCCGTTATCGGTTGATCTCCGGCGAACGTCGTTTTCGGGCTGTCACAGAGGTGTTAAATTGGCAGGTAGTCGATGCAAAGGTGTTTGAAAACCTGGTCAAAATAGACGAGATGGAAATGTTGTATGCCGCCAATTTCCAGGTACGTCAATACACGGCAGCCGAATTGCTGGAGCATTATCAGCGATTGGTTCAATTCTTTCAAACAGAAGATCCAAAGCAACGACTTACCGCAAAAGACAAAGATAAAATTGCCCGTTTCCTTAATGTGACGCGCCGGCAGGTCAACAAATACGCTCGTATTATGGAAGCCTTGTCCGAAGGTGAACGCCAAGCTATCATGGATAAGAGCATGAGCATCAACAAGGCGAATGATCTTGCTAAAGAGCGTGCGCAAAAAGCCGAACGATCCGTTGCTCCTTCAAAAAATCGGAAACCAGTTCCAGCAGCACCACGCCAGCAAGCGTCATCGTCAACTGGCTCTCACCAAAAGGCCACTGAGGAATCCGTATATATGCCGCCACTCCCGGCGTCTCCTTTGTCGGAAAATCAGGAACCAGTTCCCGGTAGAGTAAAGCTTTTGATCTCACAAAAAAGTGAGATGAATCAGGAACCGGTTCCCGCTGCACCTGTGCATCCCGTGCCGCACGAAACGTTAAATAATAATGAGTCTTCGGTAGCCGATGTGGCTCGGCAAATTAACGAGATTACAACCGGCCTCTACCTGTTGGGCGATATGCTCAAAAAATCTGGTATTGACGCGAGGAACCCAATTAGAGAATTTGTTGAAACGATGCAGGAGTATCTGCACGAGTATGCCGGCAAATGA